The following is a genomic window from Pedobacter sp. KBS0701.
CCTGGTCTTCTAATTTATCCTTAACCTAAAATTTAAATACTATACCTGATCGGAACTATTATAGGCCACGCGAGTAAAACAAAGAATGATCATGCTGTTGAGGGCCTGCTTTAATGCCATTTAATTCGTTCCAATATTTCTTCAAGCTAAGCATAAGACGGGTTCAATATAATAAAATATTTAGGGAGACTTGTTTTTGATACAGCCTCATCTAATCAAAGCGTTTAATTCTTGGTTTTGAACTATTGACTCAACGCCTTGAGGTTTTCTTTTAAAATAAATTTGCTGTAGATGTAGTGAAAACTTTTTTTTCTTTTTTTTTGTTTAAGTTTTATTAAATATATTTAAACAAAATAATGACTTACTCTATTGCAGATCTTGAACAGCTTTCGGGCATCCATTCTCACACCATCAGGATCTGGGAGCAACGCTATAATGCATTGAGTCCGTTGCGATCCCAAGGCAATACGCGTTTATATGATGATCAGCAGCTTGTAAAACTATTAAACATTGTAACCTTAAATAAAAGTGGCTTAAAAATTTCTAAAATCTGCAGTCTCTCAGATGAGGAGATTGATGAACTTCTCGACCAGCAATTATATCATCCTACTGATGATAAGCAAGATGATTATTATGTTTCTCAACTTATAAAGTATGGTCTGGCCTTTGACGAGCCCTCTTTTAATCATTTAATTGATCAATGCATCGGTCAATTGGGGCTTTCTGGCTGCTATAGGAAAATAATATATCCTCTGTTGTTGCGCTTAGGCTTAATGTGGCGAAAAGACGATATTTGTCCTGCACACGAACATTTTTTATCAAATATTATCCGTCAGAAAATATTTACCCATATTGATAATCTTCCTATAAATGAGCATTCAGGCCAAAGTTGGCTGCTTTTTTTACCAGAGGACGAAGATCATGATATTGGGCTGCTTTTTGCCTGTTATATGCTGCGAATGCAGCATCAGCATGTTATTTTTTTAGGTAGCAAAGTCCCGCTGGATTCAATTAAACGGGTATTTTCTACCTTAAATGTTAGCCATGTGCTGCTTTTTATGGTAAAATCCAGATTAGCACCTGCAGCACAAGAATATATAGATCATTTATCCGAAATATGCTCGACCACTAAAATCCATCTTGCTGGAAATAGTCAGGTTATTGGTAAACTAAATCATATCGATCACATCAACTGGATTAAAACGCTTGATGAATTCGAAAAAACAATAGAATCCCTTATTTTACATGAAAGAAATTTTTGATCAACTATCTGCCGATTGTAGCCGGCTTACCACTAAATTATATAGTACCAGCTTTTCGTATGGTATTTATTTTCTTGGTAAAGAACTCCGACAACCCATACACGCTATTTACGGCTTTGTACGTTTAGCAGATGAAATTGTAGATAGCTTTCATCATTATGACAAGAAATTTTTGTTAGCTAAATTTAAGGAGGATACTTTCGAAGCCATTAACCTGGGCATTAGTTTAAACCCCATCTTAAATTCATTTCAGGAGGTTGTAAATCAATACCAGATAGATCTTGAACTTATTGTTCTTTTTTTAAGAAGTATGGAGATGGATCT
Proteins encoded in this region:
- a CDS encoding MerR family transcriptional regulator, translating into MTYSIADLEQLSGIHSHTIRIWEQRYNALSPLRSQGNTRLYDDQQLVKLLNIVTLNKSGLKISKICSLSDEEIDELLDQQLYHPTDDKQDDYYVSQLIKYGLAFDEPSFNHLIDQCIGQLGLSGCYRKIIYPLLLRLGLMWRKDDICPAHEHFLSNIIRQKIFTHIDNLPINEHSGQSWLLFLPEDEDHDIGLLFACYMLRMQHQHVIFLGSKVPLDSIKRVFSTLNVSHVLLFMVKSRLAPAAQEYIDHLSEICSTTKIHLAGNSQVIGKLNHIDHINWIKTLDEFEKTIESLILHERNF